The nucleotide sequence AATGCCACACCATGTTGGAGCCGGAGCATGTTCCATCTCCTGACAAGGAAGACaaagaggatgaggaggatgaggaggactCGCAGAACGTCTCTGTGTCGTGGAGGACGGAGCTGGAGAGTGACAGCTATGCCCAGGATAATACTCTTGCTGACACTCGTCCCCTGATCCGATACAAAAGCGACGACACCGACGCCAACACTCAAGCGTCGCACGTTGATGAATATGAGTCTAGTGAAGGAGAGCAGGAAAAGAAAGTGGGAGAGGTAGGAACAGGAACATGGAGTGATGGCAAGCCAAAGACCTTTGGAACAATGGAAGACCTGTGTGAGGACGTGGAAGAGGAGACAGTAGATGATGACTATAATCTGGGATACACTCATGTTGAAGGCAGGGATTATGACCACggtaaaacaggaagtgagtaTGGTACACCGGTGAATGATGCAGAGAATGTTGAAGGAGTGGTTCTGAGTGGCATTGAGGGACATTCAGAAGAGGAAGCTGAAGACCTAACTGGAGCCACTGTACGCACTAATGAAGACTATGATGAAGAGCTGGAGACGGACCGACTAGTGGAACAAGAGTTAGAAAACTTGTCAACAGATAGTTACAGCACTCATTTTGCTCATGAACAGATTACAGAAGATATCTTAGAAGCGGAGCAAAAGTCTATCAAGGAaattaatgaacaaaaagataCAGATGACTCTTCCACCTGCGAGCCTGATATTGGTGTAAACTATGGATCTGCATTGTCCCCAGCAGGTATAGATGAGGCTTTAGAAATGCAACCTTATAGTGATCCATCTGATGAGACACATTTGAAAAGCACTCCGTCTGGGGAGATACtcaaagaacaagaagagaccCAAAACCCAGCAGATGGGTCTTCCTGTGAGCCTGAAGTGAAGTTTAATTCTGAATTTGGACTGTACACCACATGCAAAGGAAACGGTTCAGAGATGGAACTGTTCAGTGATCCATCTGGTGAGATGCATTCACCGAACGATCTGACTGAGGAAGTAATGAATGAgcaaaaagaaactgaaaaggcAACAGAGGACACATATTCCAGTGAGATTGAAATGAGTTTGAAATATGAACAGGTATCTACCACCACAGTTATAGACGAGGATTTACAGAGGCAACTTCTCAGTGAAGAATATGTAGAGATTCATTCAACAGACACTGTGACTGAGGAGGACATACAAGATACTGATCAAAAAGTTGTAGATGACCCAGAGACAAAAGAGGAGGTGGACGGACACAATATGGAGTCTACTGCTGATGGACCAGAAAATCGCCCTGTCTTGAAATACTTCTTAACTAGCTCTGATGTGGAAGACCTCGACAACctacaggaccaaagtgctgtgtTAGTGGTAACAGACGAACCGAGCTCTTTGCAAGATGTTGATGCTCCCACTGAGGTGCTTCCCGAGGAGGCACCCGATGCATCCCAAGAACATCTAATTGAAGATGCTGAGAACTTTCATAGGTTTCCTCAACATGGAGAAAAAGCTGATTGGGAAAAcccagaaaacacaacaaaggaATCTGAAATGAGTGTCCAGAACGAGCATGAGCTACAGAACGATGACATACCCGAATTTTCTGATGACGACATTATCATCCATCAGGAAGAGCCAGTTGAAATTTCCCCCGACAGAGCCCTgaatgaaaacaatatttttatggTAAAGGATGTAGCAGACAGCCATCTCCATACTCACTTCCCCTCCGATGGAAAGAATGACTTCTGGGTGTCCTCTTTGGGGACCGGTGCCACTTACACACCTGATGATACCTTGAACGAAGCTGCTGAGCAAACTAAGCATAATCAAGGATCTGCTGATAACAAGGACAGAGGGAACTTGGAGAACCCAAAGGTAGTTAATGGGAACTCCAAACTAGATACTGACCCATCTGGCCTTGAGCCCATGGAAGAGCAGGAACATATAAATACTGAAGTGAAGAAGATGTTTTGTAGAAATACAGTTGAAGGGGAGGTGGTCCATTCTGAGGAATCAGAACCTGAGGCTGAGTCTTGGTCATCTGGGGAAGAACCAGCCTAAGAAAGTGAAATGTTACAATTAAATCAGCTCATAGATGCAAATAGAAGTTATCAAGGGTacattgtgttgctgttttttttaagcatctaAAAACCAAAGTTGCCTTTGTGCATTTCTTAGAGAATAAACAACCAGTGTGCCAACTACCACCACATTAATTGGAGACAGTTGacaaaaatgtcctttttttatgttgactACATTGGTCGACCCTTTCAAGATGCATGCTGAGAATGTTTGCATGAGAGAAGAGCATGAAAACGGAACAAAGAGTATCATTTGAAAGTCAAAACAGCTATTGATCAGCACCTAATCTGATTTAGCTGGTTTAATAGAAATCAATGAGACCAGCAGGCTAGGAGTCATTGTAGAGTGCATTTTGCATTGCATAGTGACAACAATTTAGTTTTCATTAGCTTACCTATTACTTGTCTTTGCATGTTAGACTCATGTTTCCTTCTCCCTGTAAAAGTTCATTAAAGCAGTGCGTAACTCAAAGTAGAAAATAAAGCGTAGATTCATTATGGTTTTGTGTCTTGTGTTACTTGCCCAGACGGAGTTCCCATGCTTTTGAATAAATCAGAATGACCTACACAATCAAATGAAAGATTCTGAAAtcgaattttggattttcattggCTGTCAGCAATATGCATCAAACGTATCAGAAGTAAACTCTTTAAATATATCACTTtgtaataaatctatataaatgtaaatgtaacttTGTTATTGATTTACTGAAATGTCATAACTTCTTCAATAATGATCAAACATACCAAGATACATCTGTATATTTACTCCTATGTGGAAATGAAGGTGTGACGTATTTACATGTAAAACCTAAAgcttttataaaaactaaacattgcCCTGCTTACCCAGTCTATGATGGAAAATCCTCCAAACACAagcaaaataactttttatctATCCAATTCTTTAGGGAAAAGTAGTTTTGTTTAATCATGCCTTCAGACTCGTagaacacaaaaatataaagaataCTGGAGGAGGTAGCTGATGATCGacccaaaatctgggtgtagtgatgggctataacctgaacctccaaaagcatctaaagacaattacaaagtggaccttctagaacctggagaccatttccaggattaaagaacTGATGTcacagcaggatctggaaaaactaccccatgtttatctttagtagaactgattacTGTATCGGTGTTTTCACAgacctgcctaaaaagtggatcagaacgccgcagctgatccagaacctgctgcccgcgtcctcactaagactaagaacgtagagaacatggacccggttctgaagtcctcactaagactaagaacgtagagaacatggacccggttctgaagtcctcactaagactaagaacgtagagaacatggacccggttctgaagtcctcactaagactaagaacgtagagaacatggacccggttctgaagtcctatctacgactaagaacgtagagaacattgacccggttctgaagtctttccactaagactaagaacgtagagaacatggacccggttctgaagtcctcactaagactaagaacgtagagaacatggacccggttctgaagtcctcactaagactaagaacgtagagaacatggacccggttctgaagtccttccactaagactaagaacgtagagaacatggacccggttctaaagtccttccatggttccctggatctcagagaatagactttaaaatccttctgttagtctataaatccctgaattagcacctaaatccatcacagacttgttatcagggcatcaaccctccagaccactcaggtctttgcaatgtgtttctgtcctctgtttttgtttatttttgttcatgtacagcactttgaatcatcttattactgaaatgttctttataaataaacttgccttaatGATAGAAAATACaatacatacaaaataaaataaaatacgtATCTTATCAAATTATTGGGACAGACTTCTAAAACTCAGTCAACAGTTGCATCCTTAACTGAAGGTCAAGAACCAAACAACTTGCACACTTCCAGCAGCATCCACCTCACTCCCTTTGGGGTTTGTACTTTGGAAAGCTGTGAAGATCTCTGAGATTTTCCTGTGGGGTTTTGGACTTGGTCACCAAACAGTTTAACTATCCGTACAGCAGGACGGTCAACAAAGCTACACTAACGTCTCCCACAAGCATCCAGGCTTCCCAGGAGATGGCTGTGCAAAAAGTACGAAAGAGAGAACAATATGTGACCTCATCCCTTCCTTGTCTCGTCCACGCCCCCGCCCACCCCCTCCCTTCCCCCACATCTTTCATTACTCAGCTTGACCAACAATGCCGGCTATTTTAGAGAAAGCTCGCCTCTTTGCCGACCAAATCTTCCTGGTGGGGGATTCAGCGAGGAAGGAAACCACAGATGGTTGTATTCATGGACAATGCCCAAGTGCTGGAATCTTGTTGCGACAGCTGTCTGGCATTCACAACCCATCACTAGCGCCATCTAACCCCAGAAAAACACtacaaaaatagtttttgtgAAGAGTTGTCTGCATCCTTTGAGAGCAGACCTAGAACCTGAAGGTGGCATTAAAAAGCAGAGAGGGAacaattatttttgaaacaagGTCATGTATATTATATGGTTGACTGGCACAGTCAATGAATTTAACATTGTATTTCTTGGCAGTATTACAGTAGGACCTTATTACTGAGTGTTAATTTGACCATCAGTGACATGACTACTTCATGCCAAGATTTAACTATGTGTATGAGCACACTTTAAAACACATACTATTTAGAGTCCAGTCCTTTGGTCTGGATAGTTTCTAAATCATCACATTTTACCTCAGAATCATCTGcccagacttttttttgtctccacaAAAGATCAATTCGTAAGATGAATTTCTTTCTTACTGACATATGAAAAGTTCAACAGAGAAAGAACATCTCTGGTCTCCAAGGCCAGTGTCCATCGGTTTGGCCATGGCCAGCTGGTCATGTGGACAACATAGGGGGAGGTGTGGTCATTAAGAAAGACCTGAAGCTGTTTCATCTCTGGTCCACAGGGTGTGCGCTGAAGGCCATACGTCACCCATTATCCATCTCCACTGATTTATTTCAGATGTCACTGCTGGTGCTGATGGATCCACCAGAGAGGTAGACTGTGGGGGAAGAGCTGTGTCAACGTTTCTATCTTTATGACCACTCAGGTCAGAAGATGTAAGTGGAACATAAAAGCTGgaggaaaaaacaataaaaattcaTAGTGTCAACTTGGGATTAATCTCATATATTGTATTTAAATAAGCTTAGATTTTAATGACAACAGAGGAAAGGACTTACAGGAAGGGGTTATATGAAGGTAGTGAAGACTATTTTAACCAGCTGCCTATAACAACAGGCTGCAGTAGACGATAATAAGTCATTTTATACCACACAAACTAATATGCATtttattctggttttatttaaaaga is from Fundulus heteroclitus isolate FHET01 chromosome 3, MU-UCD_Fhet_4.1, whole genome shotgun sequence and encodes:
- the nes gene encoding nestin, which produces MELHGVHTIFHPNHLGEEKQQMLNLNRRLEAYLSRVKLLEEENEMLANEIKVLRHSNQGTLTRRRGLEDELKQARLEVDAAWRERVLTEVEVEKLMEEIQDLELQRQREAEAKMLAKTKMEQSRKELEDEQRAQIWLREKVNQLEHEMRFLIHSHEEDVAHLEASLTQSRTQTLPNLIQRSKQSPDLLKMGHEFSQRATRAWQEASEAYQGQLAQLEESLDQARSRLSQVCQEKRESQLKLQTLEKEIASAKDVRLHLEKTAAQRREEYCQEIQQVQEHLEELEVEKVELGQQIDHILQENCSLMQLKMSLGLEVATYRALLDGEGFAREAAVFNKPRNISIRDEILSPHGVKKNYPTQLSASLQPIYTSSIQGRTRSTISETQILSRRPAALSQPIKISSNHTEAAAIKCATPESPYPKIVQNGAAGSFRPGEVHETVTYAEPLSPPNEQEAPEKMSEDEEESVVEAAIESVVSHTTEFGLSREPPLQERADNLSPNPIVGNVSMTEPLRRFSDELVKDVAFEGEIEAEKVQHLRAQAEASTEADRVYREVEQVQDVSSDSETEAMLEPTFESRPSSPESQVEPQESVFIPVTDTRSDESILNVDAIKMRQESSVPTVETNGREDEDTLYPDGEEMDTWDSVIERKVSEKIGDGAIKEGNKQHAEPEEDISAKELELAGNMASVLPQVVEKCHTMLEPEHVPSPDKEDKEDEEDEEDSQNVSVSWRTELESDSYAQDNTLADTRPLIRYKSDDTDANTQASHVDEYESSEGEQEKKVGEVGTGTWSDGKPKTFGTMEDLCEDVEEETVDDDYNLGYTHVEGRDYDHGKTGSEYGTPVNDAENVEGVVLSGIEGHSEEEAEDLTGATVRTNEDYDEELETDRLVEQELENLSTDSYSTHFAHEQITEDILEAEQKSIKEINEQKDTDDSSTCEPDIGVNYGSALSPAGIDEALEMQPYSDPSDETHLKSTPSGEILKEQEETQNPADGSSCEPEVKFNSEFGLYTTCKGNGSEMELFSDPSGEMHSPNDLTEEVMNEQKETEKATEDTYSSEIEMSLKYEQVSTTTVIDEDLQRQLLSEEYVEIHSTDTVTEEDIQDTDQKVVDDPETKEEVDGHNMESTADGPENRPVLKYFLTSSDVEDLDNLQDQSAVLVVTDEPSSLQDVDAPTEVLPEEAPDASQEHLIEDAENFHRFPQHGEKADWENPENTTKESEMSVQNEHELQNDDIPEFSDDDIIIHQEEPVEISPDRALNENNIFMVKDVADSHLHTHFPSDGKNDFWVSSLGTGATYTPDDTLNEAAEQTKHNQGSADNKDRGNLENPKVVNGNSKLDTDPSGLEPMEEQEHINTEVKKMFCRNTVEGEVVHSEESEPEAESWSSGEEPA